A window of the Salegentibacter mishustinae genome harbors these coding sequences:
- a CDS encoding 2-hydroxyacid dehydrogenase yields the protein MSLLVVSPGKDPKAWVEALKEQHPGLNIYVYPEDHDKEEVEFALTWNHPRGIFQNYPNLKVIASMGAGVDHITSDEELPENVKITKVVDERLEEDMGTFVLSLVLAHQRNLLHYRESQINEKWDPVSYTRNNDVKVGILGIGNLGQSVANSLLKNGFQVIGFSKHKKEFENVESFAGEDELDDFLGQSDILVNMLPLTPDTEKILNKELFEKLPEGAYVINVARGEHLVEQDLLAKVDDGHLSGAALDVFWEEPIRDEHPFWKHPKIRVTPHIASVTHPNSVVPQIIENYERLQENEELKNVVERDKGY from the coding sequence ATGTCATTATTAGTAGTTAGTCCGGGGAAAGACCCGAAAGCCTGGGTTGAAGCCTTAAAAGAACAACATCCAGGTTTAAATATCTATGTTTACCCAGAAGACCACGACAAAGAAGAAGTAGAATTCGCCTTAACGTGGAATCACCCCCGCGGGATTTTTCAAAATTATCCAAACCTAAAAGTTATTGCTTCTATGGGCGCTGGTGTAGACCATATTACCAGTGACGAAGAACTTCCGGAAAATGTAAAAATAACCAAAGTAGTAGATGAGCGTTTAGAAGAAGATATGGGAACGTTTGTGTTAAGCCTTGTTTTAGCGCATCAGAGAAACCTATTACACTACCGCGAAAGTCAAATAAACGAAAAGTGGGATCCTGTTTCCTATACTCGCAATAACGATGTTAAAGTTGGGATCTTGGGAATAGGTAATCTTGGACAAAGTGTAGCCAATAGCCTACTAAAAAACGGCTTCCAGGTTATAGGGTTTTCAAAGCATAAAAAAGAATTTGAAAATGTAGAAAGCTTTGCTGGAGAAGATGAATTAGATGATTTTCTTGGGCAGTCAGATATTTTGGTAAATATGCTACCCCTAACTCCGGATACCGAAAAAATTCTCAACAAAGAATTATTCGAAAAACTACCTGAAGGAGCTTATGTAATAAATGTTGCCCGAGGTGAACATTTAGTGGAACAGGATCTATTGGCTAAAGTAGACGACGGCCATCTTTCTGGTGCGGCGTTAGATGTATTTTGGGAAGAACCTATTAGAGATGAACACCCATTTTGGAAACATCCAAAAATTAGAGTAACCCCACATATTGCAAGTGTTACCCATCCAAACTCTGTGGTACCTCAAATTATTGAGAACTACGAAAGATTACAGGAAAATGAAGAGCTTAAAAATGTAGTTGAAAGAGATAAAGGATATTAA
- a CDS encoding universal stress protein, which translates to MKIFKNILVAVDFNDAVGELMAYAESIAEKFGAKVWVVHVAAPDPDFVGYDTGPQYIRDMRADELKTEHKELQQICEMFLSNKIESDALLIQGSTVETVLEEAKKLKADMLIVGTHKHSFFYNLFAESVAVELFKNAEIPVLSVPIEKEK; encoded by the coding sequence ATGAAAATCTTCAAAAATATTCTTGTAGCAGTAGATTTTAACGATGCTGTGGGGGAACTGATGGCTTATGCTGAAAGTATTGCTGAAAAATTCGGAGCAAAGGTCTGGGTGGTCCACGTGGCTGCCCCAGATCCCGATTTTGTAGGCTATGATACCGGCCCGCAGTATATTAGGGATATGCGCGCCGATGAACTTAAGACTGAACATAAAGAATTACAGCAAATTTGCGAAATGTTCCTGAGCAACAAAATAGAATCTGATGCACTATTAATCCAGGGATCTACAGTGGAAACAGTGCTTGAAGAAGCCAAAAAATTAAAAGCAGATATGCTAATTGTTGGCACTCACAAACACAGCTTTTTCTATAATCTTTTTGCAGAAAGCGTAGCGGTAGAACTATTTAAAAATGCTGAAATCCCGGTACTTTCCGTTCCTATTGAAAAAGAAAAATAA
- a CDS encoding pyridoxal-phosphate dependent enzyme gives MISKEEFTTLHSEIATYIKRTPIMRSRLLNGLAETEVYFKCENFQRMGAFKMRGATAAILALSAEERAKGVVTHSSGNFAQAVSLSAKSLGIPAYIVMPSSAPQVKKDAVKTYGGQITECEPTIKAREAAAAKIEEETGATFLHPSNDLNVIYGQGTAAKEFLEDFPELDVIITPVGGGGLLAGTALAVDFYAEKCKTIGAEPFEVDDAYRSLESGKIEFNKTTNTIADGLKTNLGDKNFPIIKDKVSEIIRVEEEEIITAMKLIWERMKIVVEPSAAVAFAAVLREKEKFHGKRVGIIISGGNVDLSNLPF, from the coding sequence ATGATAAGTAAAGAGGAATTCACAACACTACACTCAGAAATTGCAACCTATATTAAGCGTACGCCTATAATGCGGTCACGTTTGTTAAATGGTCTTGCCGAAACCGAAGTGTATTTTAAGTGTGAAAATTTTCAAAGAATGGGCGCATTTAAAATGCGTGGTGCTACTGCCGCAATTTTAGCGCTAAGCGCAGAAGAGCGGGCAAAAGGCGTGGTTACGCATTCATCAGGCAACTTTGCGCAAGCGGTTTCCCTTTCCGCAAAAAGCCTTGGAATTCCGGCCTATATCGTGATGCCCTCCTCTGCCCCTCAAGTTAAAAAAGATGCTGTAAAAACTTATGGTGGCCAGATTACCGAATGTGAACCCACTATAAAAGCCCGGGAAGCGGCCGCGGCAAAAATAGAAGAAGAAACCGGTGCTACTTTTCTGCATCCTTCCAACGATCTTAATGTGATCTATGGACAGGGAACCGCGGCAAAAGAATTTCTCGAAGATTTCCCCGAACTTGATGTGATCATTACTCCTGTTGGCGGCGGCGGACTTTTAGCCGGAACCGCACTGGCAGTAGATTTTTATGCTGAAAAGTGTAAAACCATAGGCGCAGAACCTTTTGAAGTTGATGATGCTTATCGCTCCCTGGAAAGCGGAAAAATAGAGTTCAACAAAACTACCAATACTATCGCAGATGGGTTAAAGACAAATTTGGGCGACAAAAACTTTCCTATTATTAAAGATAAAGTTTCCGAAATTATCCGAGTAGAAGAAGAGGAAATCATTACGGCTATGAAACTCATTTGGGAACGAATGAAGATTGTAGTTGAACCCTCTGCGGCCGTAGCATTTGCCGCTGTTCTAAGGGAAAAAGAAAAATTTCACGGTAAAAGAGTGGGAATTATCATTTCTGGAGGTAATGTAGATCTAAGTAATTTACCCTTTTAA
- a CDS encoding DinB family protein, with protein sequence MKTNKPEVWLRGKVEGVPNLLQPAAHALLQSCEEVEKYMKDFPEELLWEKPAGRASVGFHLQHLTGVIDRMLTYAKAEKLSENQFQYLKNEGKPDQEISPAFLVKNFQEKVNEAIDFLKDTPEKILTEYRPVGRKELPSTVIGLLFHAAEHSQRHVGQLLVTVSFLMENREI encoded by the coding sequence ATGAAGACTAATAAACCCGAAGTCTGGTTGCGCGGAAAAGTAGAAGGTGTTCCTAATTTGTTGCAGCCCGCCGCTCACGCTTTATTACAATCTTGCGAAGAGGTTGAAAAATATATGAAGGATTTTCCAGAAGAATTGCTTTGGGAAAAGCCTGCCGGTCGTGCTTCAGTGGGATTTCATCTGCAACATTTAACCGGAGTAATAGATAGAATGCTGACTTACGCCAAAGCCGAAAAATTATCGGAAAATCAGTTTCAGTATTTAAAAAATGAAGGAAAACCTGATCAAGAAATTTCGCCTGCATTTCTCGTGAAAAATTTCCAGGAAAAAGTAAATGAAGCAATCGATTTTCTGAAAGATACACCTGAAAAAATTTTAACCGAATATAGACCGGTAGGCAGAAAGGAACTGCCTTCAACTGTAATCGGCTTGCTTTTTCACGCAGCAGAACATAGTCAGCGGCACGTGGGGCAACTTTTGGTAACGGTGAGTTTTTTAATGGAGAACAGGGAAATTTAA
- a CDS encoding amidohydrolase family protein translates to MLRKFLPAIILLMTVPNLFSQEKEKEEEKKWDVNDPYSDDWNIKEVPLKTDEGTWMNLDVSPDGKTIVFDLLGDIYKMPISGGKAELLRSGMAYEVQPRFSPDGSKISFTSDAGGGDNIWIMNTDGENAEQLTKEDFRLLNNAVWTPDGNAIVARKHFTSGRSLGAGEMWLYHIGGEGGLQLTERKNDQQDVNEPSISPDGRYLYYSEDMYPGGMFQYNKDPNKQIYVIKRYDFETGENTTITGGPGGAARPQVSPDGKKLAFIKRVRTKSVLFIHDLETGEEWPVYDKLSKDQQEAWAIFGVYPGFSWIPSGKELVFWSEGKINKVNIEDYSSEIIPFEVENTIEIAETHKSEHQVFSEEFNPKVIRHAVTSPNGKTLVFNAVGYLWKKSLPNGKPQRITNGEDFEFEPAFSPDGKEIVYVTWSDSKMGALMKVGLNGRNPQKLTSEKGIYRNPAFSNDAKQIVFVKEKGNSDQGQTFSKEPGIYTISASGENKKKIHDSGDFPMFSKDDSRIFFQTGGALMGSLEKSLKSIDLSGNDERTHINSKHANRLVPSPDNKWVAFSHLHQAYLAPLTLTGRPLDLDNNTKSIPVTQITKDAGMNLHWSNNSQNVHWTLGDEYFTNKVSERFNFLKNSPDSIPDITEEGTKIGLQLKTDVPEGQIAFTNARIITMNGDKVIENGSIVIKENKIVSVGEASEVNIPNNAKVYDLEGKTIMPGIVDAHAHIGAFRYGLTPEKHWPLYANMAFGVTTVHDPSALSESIFSMAEMVKAGEMVGPRIYSTGIILYGAEGDFKAVINSLEDAKSALRRTKAFGATSVKSYNQPRREQRQQIMQAAKELEMNVVPEGGSTFLHNMNMIVDGHTGIEHNIPVVPVYKDVKTLWGNSNTGYTPTLIVNYGGINGEYYFYEKDNVWENERLLNFMPRQIVDSRSRHRTKLPEEEYRNGPILVSETAKELSDIGVKVNLGAHGQLQGLGAHWELWLLQMGGMTNMEALQAATINPAEYIGMGNEIGSLEEGKLADLIVLEENPLEDIRNSESVIYTMVNGRLYDAETMNEIGNNPKERGEFYWEDNKYNAAFPWHESTQSFTAPGCTCHRLTN, encoded by the coding sequence ATGCTTAGAAAATTCCTCCCGGCTATTATTTTACTTATGACCGTTCCAAACCTTTTTTCTCAAGAAAAGGAAAAAGAAGAAGAAAAGAAGTGGGACGTAAATGATCCCTATTCTGACGATTGGAATATTAAAGAAGTACCTCTTAAAACGGATGAAGGCACCTGGATGAATCTTGATGTTTCTCCAGATGGAAAAACCATTGTTTTCGATCTTTTAGGTGATATATATAAAATGCCAATTAGCGGCGGAAAAGCAGAACTTTTAAGAAGTGGAATGGCTTATGAAGTTCAGCCGCGATTTAGCCCAGATGGTTCTAAGATATCCTTTACCAGCGATGCCGGTGGAGGCGATAACATCTGGATTATGAATACGGATGGTGAAAACGCAGAACAACTTACCAAAGAAGACTTTAGGTTATTGAACAATGCGGTTTGGACACCGGACGGAAATGCCATTGTAGCCAGGAAACATTTTACTTCTGGCCGTTCTCTTGGGGCCGGCGAAATGTGGTTATATCACATTGGCGGCGAAGGAGGCTTACAACTTACCGAGCGTAAAAACGATCAACAAGATGTAAACGAACCAAGCATTTCTCCAGATGGTCGCTACCTTTATTACAGCGAAGATATGTATCCCGGCGGAATGTTTCAGTATAACAAAGACCCTAACAAGCAGATCTATGTTATAAAAAGATACGATTTTGAAACCGGTGAAAATACTACAATTACCGGTGGCCCAGGTGGAGCAGCGAGACCACAAGTTTCACCCGATGGAAAGAAACTTGCTTTTATAAAACGCGTTAGAACCAAGTCGGTTTTATTTATTCACGACCTGGAAACCGGCGAGGAATGGCCGGTTTACGATAAATTGAGTAAAGATCAGCAAGAAGCCTGGGCAATTTTTGGGGTTTATCCAGGATTTAGCTGGATACCTTCAGGAAAAGAACTCGTTTTCTGGAGTGAAGGAAAAATCAACAAAGTAAATATTGAAGATTATTCGTCTGAAATTATTCCTTTTGAAGTTGAAAATACTATAGAGATCGCTGAAACCCATAAAAGTGAACACCAGGTATTTTCCGAAGAATTCAATCCTAAAGTGATTCGTCACGCGGTGACTTCCCCTAACGGAAAAACACTTGTTTTTAATGCAGTAGGTTATTTATGGAAAAAATCTTTACCAAACGGAAAACCTCAGCGTATCACCAATGGCGAAGACTTTGAATTTGAACCTGCATTTTCACCTGACGGAAAAGAGATCGTTTATGTAACCTGGAGCGATTCAAAAATGGGTGCATTAATGAAAGTAGGTTTAAATGGAAGAAATCCGCAAAAACTCACTTCAGAAAAAGGTATTTATAGAAATCCGGCGTTTTCAAACGATGCTAAGCAAATTGTTTTTGTAAAAGAAAAAGGCAATAGCGACCAGGGACAAACCTTTAGTAAAGAACCGGGAATTTATACGATTAGTGCTTCAGGAGAAAATAAAAAGAAAATCCACGATTCCGGAGATTTCCCAATGTTCAGCAAAGACGATTCCCGAATTTTCTTCCAAACCGGTGGCGCGCTAATGGGCAGTTTGGAAAAGAGTTTAAAAAGTATTGATCTAAGCGGAAATGACGAGCGAACGCATATCAATTCAAAACATGCAAATCGTTTAGTGCCAAGCCCAGATAATAAATGGGTAGCATTTAGTCATTTGCACCAGGCCTATTTGGCTCCCCTAACTTTAACCGGCAGGCCGCTGGATTTAGATAATAACACTAAAAGTATTCCGGTAACACAAATTACCAAAGATGCCGGGATGAACCTGCATTGGTCGAACAACAGCCAAAATGTACACTGGACGTTGGGTGATGAATATTTTACCAATAAAGTTTCAGAGCGTTTTAATTTTCTGAAGAACTCACCCGATTCTATTCCTGATATCACTGAGGAAGGAACCAAAATAGGGTTGCAACTAAAAACCGATGTTCCGGAAGGGCAAATTGCCTTTACGAATGCCAGAATTATCACTATGAATGGCGATAAGGTAATTGAAAATGGAAGTATTGTAATTAAGGAAAATAAAATTGTTTCAGTAGGGGAAGCTTCCGAAGTTAATATTCCGAATAATGCGAAAGTTTATGACCTGGAAGGAAAAACAATAATGCCGGGTATTGTAGATGCCCACGCCCATATTGGTGCTTTTAGATATGGCTTAACACCAGAAAAGCACTGGCCGTTATATGCAAATATGGCTTTTGGAGTTACTACTGTTCACGATCCTTCGGCCTTAAGCGAAAGCATTTTTAGCATGGCAGAAATGGTGAAAGCCGGTGAAATGGTAGGCCCAAGAATTTATTCAACTGGAATTATTTTATACGGGGCTGAAGGCGATTTTAAAGCCGTAATTAATAGCCTGGAAGATGCTAAATCGGCTTTAAGAAGAACGAAAGCCTTTGGAGCGACTTCGGTAAAAAGTTATAATCAGCCGCGCCGTGAACAGCGCCAGCAAATAATGCAGGCGGCAAAAGAACTGGAGATGAATGTGGTTCCCGAAGGTGGAAGTACTTTTTTGCATAATATGAATATGATTGTAGACGGGCACACCGGGATAGAACATAATATTCCCGTAGTACCTGTGTATAAAGATGTAAAGACACTTTGGGGCAATAGCAACACCGGTTACACCCCTACTTTAATTGTAAATTATGGCGGAATAAACGGTGAATATTACTTCTATGAAAAAGATAATGTGTGGGAAAATGAACGTTTGCTGAATTTCATGCCACGACAAATTGTAGATTCCAGATCAAGACACCGTACTAAACTTCCTGAAGAAGAATATAGAAACGGACCTATTTTGGTTTCAGAAACAGCCAAAGAACTTTCAGACATTGGCGTAAAAGTTAATCTTGGGGCGCACGGACAGTTACAGGGACTCGGTGCTCACTGGGAACTGTGGTTATTGCAAATGGGCGGAATGACCAATATGGAAGCTTTACAAGCGGCAACAATTAACCCTGCTGAATATATAGGAATGGGTAACGAAATTGGATCTTTGGAAGAAGGCAAACTAGCCGACCTGATTGTTCTGGAGGAAAACCCTTTGGAAGATATTCGTAATTCTGAATCGGTTATTTATACGATGGTAAACGGTAGATTATATGATGCTGAAACTATGAACGAAATTGGAAATAACCCGAAAGAACGCGGCGAATTCTATTGGGAAGACAATAAATACAATGCAGCTTTCCCATGGCACGAAAGCACACAAAGCTTTACAGCACCCGGTTGTACCTGCCATAGGTTGACTAATTAA
- a CDS encoding DUF202 domain-containing protein, translating into MRRVKFGKLFTHRKIDESIIREHLALERTKLANERTLLSYTQAAMYFLLGGLALIQLKEYQEMHYIGYLALVISVLFLTIGIWRFIVLKNKMKDLLKGKIESSAEEEEEPENN; encoded by the coding sequence ATGAGAAGGGTTAAATTTGGAAAGCTTTTTACTCACAGAAAGATAGATGAAAGTATTATTCGTGAACATCTAGCGCTGGAAAGAACTAAGCTCGCCAATGAACGTACGTTGTTGTCCTACACCCAAGCGGCTATGTATTTTCTGCTGGGTGGTTTGGCTTTAATTCAACTCAAGGAATACCAGGAGATGCATTATATTGGCTATCTGGCCCTGGTCATTTCTGTATTGTTCCTTACTATTGGTATTTGGCGATTCATTGTACTAAAAAATAAGATGAAGGATCTGTTAAAGGGCAAAATAGAGTCTTCAGCTGAAGAGGAAGAAGAGCCTGAAAACAACTAA
- a CDS encoding DUF6122 family protein, which yields MQTFTHYFLHFIAIGAIAWFYDKKNWKKNWLILLATMAVDLDHVFASPLFDPMRCGIGYHPLHSHYAIIGYIFGVFFIKNRVLKLIFIGLLFHMLTDFIDCLWMFSKCGECYTSSEIYKWFN from the coding sequence TTGCAAACATTCACGCATTATTTTCTTCATTTTATAGCTATTGGTGCTATTGCCTGGTTTTACGATAAAAAGAACTGGAAAAAGAACTGGCTTATCTTACTCGCCACTATGGCTGTAGATCTTGATCATGTTTTTGCCTCTCCATTATTTGATCCCATGCGCTGCGGAATTGGTTATCATCCCCTGCATTCTCATTATGCTATTATCGGCTATATTTTTGGGGTGTTTTTTATTAAAAACAGAGTCTTAAAATTGATATTCATAGGTCTACTATTTCATATGCTTACCGATTTTATAGACTGCCTGTGGATGTTTTCTAAATGTGGGGAATGCTATACTTCTTCTGAAATCTATAAGTGGTTTAATTAA
- a CDS encoding DUF779 domain-containing protein, whose amino-acid sequence MDYKRVDITPEAEKLLQELKQQHGEVIFHQSGGCCDGSSPMLLPKEDFYIDDNDILLGEVGGVKFYMSHDQFEYWKHTHLTVDIIKGRGGSFSLDIPTGYRFLIKSRMLNDEENKNLNP is encoded by the coding sequence ATGGACTATAAAAGAGTAGATATAACTCCTGAAGCAGAAAAACTGTTGCAAGAACTTAAGCAACAGCACGGGGAGGTGATTTTTCACCAAAGCGGTGGCTGTTGCGATGGGTCTTCGCCTATGTTGCTGCCAAAAGAGGATTTTTATATTGATGATAATGATATTCTACTGGGTGAAGTTGGCGGTGTAAAATTTTATATGAGCCACGACCAATTTGAGTATTGGAAACACACTCACTTAACCGTAGATATTATCAAAGGTAGAGGCGGAAGTTTTTCGCTAGATATCCCTACCGGATACCGATTTCTTATAAAATCAAGAATGCTGAATGACGAAGAAAACAAAAATCTAAACCCTTAA
- a CDS encoding aldehyde dehydrogenase family protein: protein MSYSAPKFKEKYGNFINGKFQDPIDGKYFENHSPVDNKLLAKYPRSNEKDVKSAIEAANNAKHEWGKTSASERAAILHKIADVIHENLETFAQMETADNGKSIRETMNADVPLAVDHFRYFASAIRAEEGSATELNENTLSLIINEPLGVVAQIIPWNFPLLMLAWKVAPALASGNCVVLKPAEQTPASATFLAEKIADLLPPGVFNVIHGFGPEAGKPLASSPNVDKVAFTGETTTGQLIMQYASKNLHPVTMELGGKSPNVFFNSIMDHDDAFLDKCIEGAVLFAFNQGEVCTAPSRILIQEDIYDEFIKRVIERTKAIKMGNPFEESTMMGAQASSDQHQKILEYIKIGKDEGAEVLAGGGAAGLDGDLANGFYIQPTILKGHNKMRVFQEEIFGPVVAVCTFKDEAEAIEIANDTMYGLGAGVWTRDAHQLYQIPRAIKAGRVWVNCYHDYPAHAPFGGYKKSGFGRENHLMMLNHYRQSKNMLISYDKNKLGFF from the coding sequence ATGAGCTACTCAGCACCAAAATTTAAGGAAAAATATGGCAATTTTATTAATGGGAAATTCCAGGATCCTATAGACGGAAAGTATTTTGAAAATCATTCGCCGGTAGATAATAAGTTATTGGCCAAATATCCAAGATCTAACGAGAAAGATGTAAAAAGCGCCATTGAAGCTGCTAATAATGCAAAACATGAATGGGGCAAAACGTCCGCCTCAGAGCGAGCTGCGATTCTACATAAGATAGCTGATGTGATTCACGAAAACCTGGAAACTTTTGCGCAAATGGAAACGGCAGATAACGGGAAATCCATTCGTGAAACAATGAATGCCGATGTTCCCCTGGCAGTAGATCATTTTAGATATTTTGCTTCAGCGATAAGAGCAGAAGAAGGATCGGCAACAGAACTTAACGAAAATACCCTTTCCTTAATTATCAACGAGCCACTTGGCGTGGTTGCTCAAATTATTCCATGGAATTTTCCATTATTGATGCTTGCCTGGAAAGTGGCGCCCGCATTAGCTTCAGGAAACTGCGTAGTTTTAAAACCTGCGGAACAGACGCCTGCTTCTGCAACATTTTTAGCTGAAAAGATTGCAGATCTTTTACCTCCGGGAGTTTTTAATGTTATTCACGGTTTTGGTCCTGAGGCAGGAAAACCTTTGGCCTCCAGCCCAAATGTAGATAAAGTGGCCTTTACAGGAGAAACCACTACCGGACAATTAATTATGCAGTATGCTTCAAAAAACCTGCACCCGGTAACCATGGAACTGGGAGGAAAATCGCCCAACGTTTTCTTTAATAGTATTATGGATCACGATGATGCTTTCCTTGATAAATGTATTGAAGGCGCTGTGCTTTTCGCATTTAACCAGGGTGAAGTTTGTACCGCACCATCCAGGATCTTAATTCAGGAAGATATTTACGACGAATTCATTAAGCGGGTGATAGAGCGTACCAAGGCTATAAAAATGGGTAATCCGTTTGAGGAGTCTACGATGATGGGAGCGCAGGCTTCCAGTGATCAGCATCAGAAAATCCTGGAATATATTAAGATAGGCAAGGATGAAGGCGCCGAGGTTTTAGCTGGCGGTGGTGCAGCAGGACTTGATGGAGATTTGGCCAACGGATTTTACATTCAGCCGACTATCCTAAAAGGACATAATAAAATGAGGGTTTTCCAGGAAGAAATTTTTGGACCTGTAGTTGCGGTTTGCACATTTAAAGATGAAGCCGAAGCCATTGAAATTGCAAATGATACGATGTATGGTCTTGGCGCCGGAGTTTGGACGCGAGATGCGCATCAATTATATCAAATTCCACGTGCAATAAAAGCCGGGCGGGTTTGGGTAAATTGTTATCACGATTATCCTGCACACGCACCGTTTGGAGGTTATAAAAAATCTGGATTCGGACGAGAAAATCATTTGATGATGCTTAATCATTATAGACAAAGCAAGAATATGCTAATTTCTTATGATAAGAATAAACTGGGATTCTTTTAG
- a CDS encoding AraC family transcriptional regulator: protein MNTNLSNYNRNLKLKTSIENRTIYSADYAELNVFETRQVAESVNLQFSFPIIASMLTGKKIMHLEGMKSFDFFPGESVVLPSDKKMVIDFPLANSKNPTRCLALGIDPDKIKETVEIFNENTRIDFENDQHSFDASAVHLANNQQVQFVLDRIFSTFLEDDKAKDALLDLMVKELIIRLLQTKAKVMLLDNETLFDNNRMAFIVKYMREHLTENIQVDKLADKACMSTSNFYRSFKNTLGESPIDYLNGERIKFAKKLIQRTNDKFADIAYKSGFNNTSYFNRQFKRFEKITPNQYRKLVNDNIS, encoded by the coding sequence TTGAATACTAATTTATCAAACTATAATCGCAATTTGAAGTTAAAAACTTCAATCGAAAACAGGACGATCTACAGTGCTGATTATGCTGAACTAAACGTTTTTGAAACCCGGCAGGTAGCAGAAAGTGTAAACCTTCAGTTTAGCTTTCCAATTATTGCAAGTATGCTTACGGGTAAAAAAATAATGCACCTGGAAGGAATGAAATCTTTTGATTTTTTCCCGGGAGAATCTGTAGTGTTACCTTCAGATAAAAAGATGGTCATAGATTTTCCGCTGGCCAATTCAAAAAATCCTACGCGCTGCCTTGCCCTGGGAATTGATCCCGATAAAATAAAAGAAACCGTAGAAATCTTTAATGAAAATACGCGTATAGATTTTGAAAACGATCAACATAGCTTTGATGCCAGTGCAGTACACCTGGCCAATAACCAACAGGTACAATTTGTGTTAGATCGTATTTTTAGTACTTTCTTGGAAGATGATAAAGCTAAAGATGCGTTGTTAGATTTAATGGTAAAGGAACTTATTATAAGGTTACTTCAAACTAAAGCAAAAGTAATGCTTCTGGACAATGAAACGCTTTTTGACAATAATAGAATGGCGTTTATCGTAAAGTATATGCGAGAACATCTTACCGAAAATATTCAGGTAGATAAACTCGCAGATAAAGCCTGTATGAGTACTTCAAATTTTTACCGGAGCTTTAAAAATACGCTTGGAGAAAGCCCTATAGATTACTTAAACGGAGAACGTATAAAATTTGCGAAGAAGCTTATTCAGAGAACAAATGATAAGTTTGCCGATATAGCTTATAAAAGCGGATTTAACAACACTAGCTATTTTAACCGCCAATTTAAACGCTTTGAAAAAATTACGCCTAATCAATACAGAAAGTTGGTTAATGATAATATTTCCTAA
- a CDS encoding DUF302 domain-containing protein, with the protein MKSLLKYFFLVFFCGIQLAMAQEKDKDHLMLTRSDYSFDETNLRLAKTLKQNNSITLFTEIRHSEKAAEAGLELSDKSLFIFGNPKQGTLLMQCDQLAGLDLPLKILVYTKDDETHITYSSINYLKKRYELKKAKNLRLINKGLKKIASKASGNRVKKSGKFKLEKHQGIISEISEFDFNTTYERLVSAIETNPNLKIFSEIDHFKNAEEINLGLRPTRLIIFGNPKIGTPIMQQNAKIALELPVKFLVWRDEAGVVKISYNDPVFLAERFKITNNIPELETMKNTLENLSRNASKY; encoded by the coding sequence ATGAAATCCCTGTTAAAATATTTTTTCTTGGTTTTTTTCTGCGGAATTCAATTAGCAATGGCGCAGGAAAAAGATAAAGATCACCTGATGCTTACGCGCAGTGATTATAGTTTTGATGAGACCAATTTACGACTGGCAAAAACCTTAAAACAAAATAATTCTATTACTCTTTTTACCGAAATTCGACACTCGGAAAAAGCTGCAGAAGCCGGTTTAGAACTTTCAGATAAAAGTCTGTTTATCTTCGGAAATCCCAAACAGGGTACTTTGTTGATGCAATGTGATCAATTGGCAGGTCTGGATCTTCCGCTTAAAATATTAGTTTATACAAAAGATGATGAAACACACATTACCTATAGTAGTATTAATTATTTAAAAAAAAGATACGAGCTTAAAAAAGCAAAGAATCTTAGACTGATCAATAAGGGATTAAAAAAAATTGCCTCAAAAGCTTCGGGAAACAGGGTTAAAAAGTCTGGCAAGTTTAAGCTGGAGAAGCACCAGGGGATTATTTCAGAAATTAGTGAGTTTGATTTTAATACTACCTACGAGCGGTTGGTGTCTGCGATTGAAACTAATCCTAATCTAAAGATCTTTTCAGAAATAGATCATTTTAAAAATGCTGAAGAGATAAACCTGGGATTGCGCCCAACCCGATTAATAATTTTCGGAAACCCAAAAATTGGCACTCCAATTATGCAGCAAAATGCAAAAATAGCCCTGGAGTTGCCGGTTAAATTTCTGGTATGGCGTGATGAAGCCGGCGTGGTGAAAATTTCTTATAACGATCCTGTATTTTTAGCAGAAAGGTTTAAAATTACCAACAATATTCCCGAGTTGGAAACAATGAAAAATACTTTGGAGAATCTTAGTAGGAATGCTTCAAAATATTAG